One Cyanobacterium sp. T60_A2020_053 DNA segment encodes these proteins:
- the rsgA gene encoding small ribosomal subunit biogenesis GTPase RsgA, producing the protein MSDSLEKLGTVMAVQANFYQVRLDDGETMLCTRPTRLKKIGQTVLVGDRVYIKSSECERGAIASVLPRTSELQRPPVANTEQILLVFALEEPSLDPVQLSRFLVKAESTNLTLLLGLNKADLISLEKKNNWQETLNSWGYNPFFFSVEKRQGIEPLQEVLKDKITILSGPSGVGKSSLTSLLIPQLEIRIGEVSGKLQKGRHTTRHIELFELPQGGYLADSPGFNQPDFDCPSETLINYFPEAKLRLNQGSCKFNNCLHQQEPECAVKGAWERYEYYLKFLSEIIVKEEKIAQTRDVESSVKELVNNSGKVYTEPKLNTKKYRRVSRRQKHQQIDNIDYNSLDDDDIE; encoded by the coding sequence CGAACTTTTACCAAGTGCGCTTAGATGATGGTGAAACCATGCTTTGTACTCGCCCCACCCGCTTAAAAAAAATCGGTCAAACTGTGTTGGTGGGGGATCGAGTTTATATCAAATCTAGTGAATGTGAGAGGGGCGCTATTGCTTCTGTTTTACCTCGTACAAGTGAACTCCAGCGCCCTCCCGTTGCCAATACAGAACAAATTTTATTAGTTTTTGCATTAGAAGAACCGAGTTTAGACCCTGTACAATTAAGCCGTTTTTTAGTGAAAGCAGAGTCCACTAATTTAACTCTTTTATTAGGTTTAAATAAAGCTGATTTAATTAGTTTAGAAAAAAAAAATAATTGGCAAGAAACATTAAATAGTTGGGGGTATAATCCTTTTTTTTTCAGTGTTGAGAAACGACAGGGAATAGAACCATTACAAGAAGTATTAAAAGACAAAATAACTATCCTTTCTGGACCTAGTGGCGTGGGAAAATCTAGCCTAACTTCTTTATTAATTCCTCAATTAGAAATTAGAATCGGTGAAGTGTCAGGAAAACTACAAAAAGGGCGACATACTACTCGTCATATCGAATTGTTTGAACTACCCCAAGGGGGTTATTTAGCAGATAGTCCGGGTTTTAATCAACCTGATTTCGATTGCCCTTCCGAGACTTTAATTAATTATTTTCCCGAAGCAAAATTAAGATTAAATCAAGGTAGTTGTAAATTTAATAATTGTTTACATCAACAAGAGCCAGAATGTGCGGTGAAGGGCGCTTGGGAAAGGTATGAATACTATCTCAAATTTTTGTCAGAAATTATCGTTAAAGAGGAAAAAATTGCTCAGACTCGTGATGTAGAATCTAGCGTTAAAGAATTAGTTAATAACTCAGGAAAAGTTTACACTGAACCAAAGTTAAATACTAAAAAATATCGCCGTGTTTCTCGTCGTCAAAAACATCAACAAATTGATAACATTGATTATAATTCTTTAGATGATGATGACATAGAATAA